The following coding sequences lie in one Streptomyces xiamenensis genomic window:
- a CDS encoding winged helix-turn-helix domain-containing protein has product MSEEIAPERIAETLRGRIRSGELRRNTRLPTQRALAEEFGVNRGIVRQVLAVLEREGFVSARGRGAPAVVSAPASDHPRPAGVEVADRIALAFQAERVSIDAFTLTTETLSSALAGPLIAISAGELKPRSITVRVLLPSWDAPLAYPRLVTDPTDPRPIARLRELTRTFSTSLRHQLNSLAEMNLVPEVSVEIRTVAVTPLQKLYLLNGSEALTAYYTVVPRTVEYEKEQLEIYDVLGLSSKIFRSSSDKDSRDEQEAAYVTESRLWFESLWSTISRPLTLG; this is encoded by the coding sequence GTGAGCGAGGAGATCGCCCCAGAACGCATCGCCGAGACCCTGCGCGGCCGGATACGCTCCGGCGAGCTGCGACGGAACACCCGGCTGCCCACTCAGCGCGCCCTCGCCGAGGAGTTCGGCGTGAACCGCGGCATCGTCCGCCAGGTTCTCGCCGTCCTCGAACGCGAGGGCTTTGTCAGCGCGCGCGGCAGGGGGGCGCCGGCCGTGGTGTCGGCGCCCGCCTCCGACCATCCACGGCCCGCCGGGGTGGAGGTCGCCGACCGGATCGCCCTGGCCTTCCAGGCCGAACGGGTGTCCATCGACGCGTTCACCCTCACCACCGAGACGCTCAGCTCCGCCCTGGCCGGGCCGTTGATAGCGATCTCGGCCGGTGAGCTGAAGCCGCGCTCCATCACGGTGCGCGTGCTGCTCCCCTCCTGGGACGCGCCGCTCGCCTACCCCCGGCTGGTCACCGACCCCACCGACCCGCGCCCCATCGCGCGGCTGCGGGAACTCACCCGCACCTTCTCCACCTCGCTGCGGCACCAGCTCAACTCCCTCGCCGAGATGAACCTGGTCCCCGAGGTCAGCGTGGAGATCCGCACCGTGGCCGTCACCCCGCTCCAGAAGCTCTATCTCCTGAACGGCTCCGAGGCGCTCACCGCCTACTACACCGTCGTGCCGCGCACCGTCGAGTACGAGAAGGAACAGCTGGAGATCTACGACGTCCTGGGCCTGTCCTCCAAGATCTTCCGCTCCTCGTCCGACAAGGACAGCCGCGACGAACAGGAGGCCGCCTACGTCACCGAGTCCCGTCTGTGGTTCGAGTCCCTCTGGTCAACGATCTCGCGACCACTCACACTCGGTTAG
- a CDS encoding Fur family transcriptional regulator translates to MVSTDWQTSLRDRGYRLTPQRQLVLEAVDRLEHSTPEDILTEVRRTAGGVNISTVYRTLELLEELGLVSHAHLGHGAPTYHLAERHHHLHLMCRDCGTVLEADLEVAEPFARRLREGFGFETDLRHFAIFGRCRECAAGPDGPPAP, encoded by the coding sequence GTGGTGAGCACCGACTGGCAGACCTCGCTCCGCGACCGTGGATACCGGCTGACCCCGCAGCGGCAGCTGGTGCTGGAGGCTGTGGACAGGCTGGAGCACTCCACGCCCGAGGACATCCTCACCGAGGTGCGCCGCACGGCGGGCGGGGTCAACATCTCCACCGTCTACCGCACGCTGGAGCTGTTGGAGGAGCTGGGCCTGGTCTCCCACGCCCACCTGGGGCACGGGGCGCCCACGTACCACCTCGCCGAGCGCCACCACCACCTGCATCTGATGTGCCGGGACTGCGGCACCGTGCTGGAGGCCGATCTGGAGGTGGCCGAGCCGTTCGCGCGGCGGCTGCGCGAGGGCTTCGGCTTCGAGACCGATCTGCGGCACTTCGCGATCTTCGGCCGCTGCCGGGAGTGCGCGGCCGGGCCGGACGGTCCGCCCGCGCCGTAG
- the dtd gene encoding D-aminoacyl-tRNA deacylase — MRAVVQRVDGASVTVDGETVGEIVGQGLCVLVGATHEDTDEQAARLANKLWTLRVLDGEKSCSDVGAPLLIVSQFTLYGDARKGRRPTWNAAAPGEIAEPLVEGLCAHLRALGAHVETGRFGAKMRVNLTNDGPFTVWLEV, encoded by the coding sequence ATGCGAGCAGTGGTGCAGAGGGTCGACGGGGCGAGTGTCACCGTGGACGGCGAAACGGTCGGCGAAATCGTTGGCCAAGGACTGTGTGTGCTGGTGGGCGCCACCCACGAGGACACGGATGAGCAGGCGGCGCGGCTGGCGAACAAGCTGTGGACGCTGCGCGTGCTCGACGGTGAGAAGTCCTGTTCGGATGTGGGCGCTCCGTTGCTGATTGTTTCGCAATTCACACTCTACGGTGACGCCAGGAAGGGCAGACGGCCCACATGGAACGCCGCCGCACCGGGCGAGATCGCGGAGCCACTGGTCGAGGGGTTGTGCGCTCATCTGCGCGCGCTGGGGGCGCACGTTGAGACGGGCCGGTTCGGCGCGAAGATGCGGGTCAACCTGACCAATGACGGACCGTTCACCGTCTGGCTGGAGGTCTGA
- a CDS encoding DUF1416 domain-containing protein has translation MCGAKSGGPDAAATAGQTTIQGVLTRDGVPVSGYVRLLDGTGEFTAEVPTSATGQFRFFAAEGTWTVRALVPGASADRTVVLAERGALAEVAIAL, from the coding sequence ATGTGCGGAGCGAAGTCCGGCGGCCCCGACGCCGCCGCCACGGCGGGCCAGACGACCATCCAGGGCGTCCTCACGCGTGACGGGGTCCCGGTGAGCGGGTACGTCCGACTGCTGGACGGCACCGGCGAGTTCACGGCGGAGGTGCCGACCTCGGCGACCGGCCAGTTCCGCTTCTTCGCGGCCGAGGGCACCTGGACCGTCCGCGCGCTGGTCCCCGGCGCGAGTGCGGACCGCACGGTGGTGCTGGCCGAGCGCGGTGCGCTGGCCGAGGTGGCGATCGCGCTGTAA
- a CDS encoding RsiG family protein, with translation MITPGSGSQPAAAATTTVADAAPARWGSGPRVGHGGEPRGDDSPSGLRRLRLTELRELRRSAQREEADLSFVRRLLQGRIDILEAERRRRLDPEADLLDRLPQILADSPSPHRSSARHVTVGPPAGREYRELAEEMLAEVELSDLLARTDDELHDALGRLARYEAQVSRRRQALQRTADGCSGEIARRYREGEAQVDDLLA, from the coding sequence ATGATCACACCGGGCTCCGGCTCACAGCCGGCCGCCGCTGCCACCACCACCGTCGCCGACGCCGCGCCCGCCCGGTGGGGCAGCGGCCCACGGGTAGGGCACGGCGGCGAGCCACGCGGAGACGACTCCCCCTCCGGGCTGCGCCGGCTGCGGCTGACCGAGCTGCGGGAGCTGCGCCGCAGCGCCCAGCGCGAGGAGGCCGACCTCAGCTTCGTCCGCAGACTGCTCCAGGGCCGCATCGACATCCTGGAGGCGGAACGGCGCAGACGCCTGGACCCGGAGGCCGATCTGCTGGACCGGTTGCCGCAGATCCTGGCGGACAGCCCCTCCCCCCACCGCTCCTCGGCCCGCCATGTGACGGTGGGCCCGCCGGCCGGGCGCGAGTACCGGGAGCTGGCGGAGGAGATGCTGGCGGAGGTCGAGCTGTCGGATCTGCTGGCCCGTACCGACGACGAACTGCATGACGCGCTGGGCCGCCTCGCCCGGTACGAGGCGCAGGTCTCCCGCCGTCGCCAGGCGCTCCAGCGCACCGCCGACGGGTGCAGCGGGGAGATCGCCCGCCGTTACCGGGAGGGCGAGGCCCAGGTAGATGATCTGCTCGCCTGA
- a CDS encoding SDR family oxidoreductase: MDLGLADRVYVVTGGSKGLGHATAAALVADGAKVVLASRDAANVEAAVERLSAPMGAPPAEGWGSVTGVAADLADPEAAERLARTALERYGRLDGALISVGGPPPGTAASATDEQWRAAFESVFLGSVRAVRTLAGRLTGDGAIGMVLSTSVRQPVGGLGISNGLRPGLAMVAKDMADEFGPRGVRVLGLLPGRIATDRMTQLDAAFPDARAAAVAGIPLGRYGEPAEFGRAAAFLLSPAASYITGSVIAVDGGSLRAI, encoded by the coding sequence ATGGATCTGGGACTGGCCGATCGGGTCTATGTCGTCACCGGAGGCAGCAAGGGGCTCGGCCACGCCACGGCCGCCGCGCTGGTCGCGGACGGCGCGAAGGTGGTGCTGGCCTCCCGGGACGCGGCGAACGTCGAGGCGGCCGTGGAGAGGCTTTCGGCGCCCATGGGGGCACCCCCGGCCGAAGGCTGGGGGAGTGTGACGGGCGTCGCCGCCGACCTCGCCGACCCGGAGGCCGCCGAGCGGCTCGCGCGAACGGCGCTGGAGCGGTACGGGCGGCTGGACGGCGCCCTGATCTCCGTCGGCGGCCCGCCGCCCGGCACCGCGGCCTCCGCCACCGACGAGCAGTGGCGCGCCGCCTTCGAGTCCGTCTTCCTCGGCTCGGTGCGCGCGGTGCGCACCCTGGCCGGGCGGCTGACCGGTGACGGCGCGATCGGCATGGTGCTGTCCACCTCGGTGCGCCAGCCGGTCGGGGGCCTGGGCATCTCCAACGGGCTGCGCCCGGGGCTGGCGATGGTGGCCAAGGACATGGCGGACGAGTTCGGCCCGCGCGGGGTGCGGGTGCTGGGCCTGCTGCCCGGCCGGATCGCCACCGACCGGATGACCCAGCTGGACGCGGCGTTCCCCGACGCCCGCGCGGCGGCGGTGGCGGGCATCCCGCTGGGCCGCTACGGCGAGCCCGCCGAGTTCGGCCGCGCCGCCGCCTTCCTGCTGTCCCCGGCGGCCTCGTACATCACCGGCTCGGTCATCGCGGTGGACGGCGGCTCCCTGCGGGCGATCTGA
- a CDS encoding HAD family hydrolase has protein sequence MRRLLSNARCVLFDFDGPICRLFAARPADGIAHRLRALAVELGAASLLTPQLRASPDPQQVLRGIAHHHPSPTVVHRIEAALTREEISAAATASPTPYAASLIAALSTRGRQVAIVTNNSPLAAEFYLRRQQLTGYVGGRVHGRTRDITLLKPHPDPVLRALRSTGTAAGRALMIGDTSTDLAAARSAGVEFLGYAMDDAQAEAFRRAGADYVTRSLEHVLTALIAPTHG, from the coding sequence ATGAGGAGACTTCTCAGTAACGCCCGCTGTGTTCTCTTCGACTTCGACGGCCCCATCTGCCGTCTGTTCGCCGCCCGGCCCGCCGACGGCATCGCGCACCGTTTGCGGGCGCTGGCCGTCGAGCTGGGGGCCGCCTCGCTGCTGACCCCGCAGTTACGGGCCTCCCCCGACCCCCAGCAGGTGCTGCGCGGCATCGCGCATCACCACCCCTCCCCCACCGTGGTCCACCGCATCGAGGCGGCCCTCACCCGCGAGGAGATCTCCGCGGCGGCGACCGCGTCCCCCACCCCCTACGCCGCCTCGCTGATCGCCGCGCTGTCCACCCGGGGCCGCCAGGTCGCCATCGTGACCAACAACTCGCCCCTGGCCGCCGAGTTCTATCTGCGCCGGCAGCAGCTGACCGGCTACGTCGGCGGCCGGGTGCACGGCCGCACCCGCGACATCACCCTGCTCAAGCCGCATCCCGACCCCGTCCTGCGGGCGTTGCGCTCCACCGGGACAGCCGCCGGGCGGGCGCTGATGATCGGGGACACGAGCACGGATCTGGCCGCCGCCCGCTCCGCCGGAGTGGAGTTCCTCGGCTACGCGATGGATGACGCCCAGGCCGAAGCCTTCCGCCGGGCGGGCGCCGATTATGTCACCCGCTCCCTGGAGCATGTCCTGACTGCGCTTATTGCCCCAACTCACGGGTGA
- a CDS encoding phosphotransferase family protein: MTRPTMPLLGGHHRVWHVLSPQGQLAGLGRLKAGRPRPGVAHFDPRCFTAEEDVLIELSLLGMEHIPPVHHVGEDGLRVHGYIEGETLSRPHPPGTPLPEPYLAQLMDLFGQLAAIPPSALELVHRCPPGRRPRTSRDFLRRLISFTRTRVYEVHRPELHRLFAALRIDGDAVLGPYGVLAREADQLTERPFSLLHGDLHRDNLIIAESDGALWTIDWELALLGDPVYDLATHLHLMGYPAGWQRGLTHRWSAAVSSALPGAAAGVSKDLPRYLAYKRVQSVFTDVVRQAQIVRHTSAADLPEQLERTAGTVNTVLRRAAKPLGLGRVPSPSAVEAAYAGYAALVRSSGPPAAAAGASPAPPSAAGVPAGPAATRLGGPSTA, encoded by the coding sequence ATGACGAGACCGACGATGCCCCTGCTCGGTGGTCACCACCGGGTCTGGCATGTACTCAGCCCGCAAGGCCAGTTGGCCGGACTGGGCCGGCTGAAGGCCGGCCGACCGCGTCCTGGCGTGGCGCACTTCGACCCGCGCTGCTTCACCGCGGAGGAGGACGTACTGATCGAACTGTCCCTGCTCGGCATGGAGCACATCCCGCCCGTGCACCACGTGGGCGAGGACGGGCTGCGTGTCCACGGATACATCGAGGGGGAGACCCTCTCCCGCCCGCACCCCCCGGGCACCCCACTGCCGGAACCGTACCTGGCCCAGCTCATGGACCTGTTCGGGCAACTGGCGGCGATCCCGCCCAGCGCGCTCGAACTCGTCCACCGGTGCCCGCCGGGCCGCAGACCCCGCACCAGCCGGGACTTCCTGCGGCGGCTGATCAGCTTCACCCGCACCCGGGTGTACGAGGTGCACCGGCCGGAGCTGCACCGGCTGTTCGCGGCGCTGCGGATCGACGGCGACGCGGTACTCGGCCCGTACGGCGTACTGGCCAGGGAGGCCGACCAGTTGACGGAGCGGCCGTTCTCCCTGCTGCACGGCGACCTGCACCGCGACAACCTCATCATCGCCGAGTCGGACGGGGCGTTGTGGACCATCGACTGGGAACTCGCCCTGCTCGGTGACCCCGTCTACGATCTCGCGACGCACCTGCATCTGATGGGATACCCGGCCGGCTGGCAGCGCGGGCTGACCCACCGGTGGTCGGCAGCCGTCTCATCGGCGCTGCCCGGCGCGGCGGCCGGAGTCTCCAAGGACCTCCCACGCTATCTGGCGTACAAACGGGTGCAGTCCGTCTTCACCGATGTCGTACGACAGGCGCAGATAGTGCGGCACACCTCCGCCGCCGATCTGCCGGAGCAGCTGGAACGCACCGCAGGCACCGTCAACACCGTACTGAGACGGGCGGCCAAACCGCTGGGGCTGGGCCGTGTGCCCAGCCCCAGCGCCGTAGAGGCCGCCTACGCCGGATACGCGGCGCTGGTCAGGAGCTCCGGTCCGCCGGCCGCGGCCGCTGGTGCTTCTCCAGCTCCACCGTCGGCAGCAGGCGTGCCAGCGGGGCCGGCAGCCACCAGGCTCGGCGGCCCATCAACCGCATGA
- a CDS encoding FABP family protein: MIEIPSDLHPDLVPLVFLLGDWTGAGVAEFTGEESMNFGQEVTFSHDGRDFLEFSSHTWQLDDKGEKVRPLESEHGFWRVTGERKVEAVLIRQDGVAEVWYGELAEGKPRIELVTDAIARTPSADAYTGGKRLYGYVNSDLMWVGEKATPEVPLRPYMSAHLKKVVDPSTWAKDLKDLPDDGIAFFR, translated from the coding sequence ATGATCGAGATCCCCTCAGATCTGCACCCCGACCTGGTACCCCTGGTCTTCCTGCTCGGCGACTGGACCGGCGCCGGCGTGGCCGAGTTCACCGGCGAGGAGTCCATGAACTTCGGCCAGGAAGTCACGTTCTCGCACGACGGCCGGGACTTCCTGGAGTTCTCCTCGCACACCTGGCAGCTGGACGACAAGGGCGAGAAGGTGCGCCCGCTGGAGTCCGAGCACGGCTTCTGGCGGGTCACCGGCGAGCGCAAGGTCGAGGCGGTCCTCATCCGCCAGGACGGCGTCGCCGAGGTCTGGTACGGAGAACTGGCCGAGGGCAAGCCGCGGATCGAGCTGGTCACCGATGCCATCGCGCGTACGCCGTCCGCGGACGCCTACACCGGCGGCAAGCGGCTGTACGGCTACGTCAACAGCGATCTGATGTGGGTCGGCGAAAAGGCGACCCCCGAGGTGCCGCTGCGCCCCTACATGTCGGCGCACCTGAAGAAGGTCGTGGACCCGAGCACCTGGGCCAAGGACCTCAAGGACCTGCCGGACGACGGCATCGCCTTCTTCCGCTGA
- a CDS encoding DUF4232 domain-containing protein — MAHPARRTARRPAAVLARWAVPVALAALALAGCGTQTAPPETETDAAAPPRPPSPEPERPDCPESGVRVTEDGGDAAMGLRVMGLRLTNCGTEPYELNGYPTVAVLDEDGDPYDIKVLHGTGDITASLTGFDDPPAPLTLQPGEHALSGLVWRNTVDDLSRTVANGERLSVRPADGVAAQRLAPTSPVDLGTTGVLGISPWHAPEEP, encoded by the coding sequence ATGGCACACCCGGCCCGACGCACCGCCCGACGCCCCGCCGCGGTCCTCGCCCGGTGGGCCGTCCCGGTCGCCCTGGCGGCCCTGGCCCTGGCCGGCTGCGGCACTCAGACCGCGCCCCCCGAAACGGAGACGGACGCCGCCGCCCCACCGCGCCCGCCGTCCCCCGAGCCCGAACGCCCCGACTGCCCCGAATCCGGGGTGCGCGTCACCGAGGACGGCGGCGACGCGGCGATGGGGCTGCGGGTGATGGGCCTGCGCCTGACCAACTGCGGCACCGAACCGTACGAACTGAACGGCTACCCCACCGTCGCCGTCCTGGACGAGGACGGCGACCCGTACGACATCAAGGTGCTGCACGGCACGGGCGACATCACGGCGAGCCTCACCGGCTTCGACGACCCGCCCGCTCCCCTCACACTCCAGCCGGGGGAGCACGCCCTGTCCGGGCTGGTGTGGCGCAACACCGTCGATGACCTCAGCCGGACCGTCGCCAACGGCGAGCGGCTGAGCGTCCGGCCCGCCGACGGCGTCGCCGCCCAGCGGCTGGCCCCCACGTCCCCCGTGGACCTCGGCACCACCGGAGTCCTCGGCATCAGCCCCTGGCACGCGCCCGAGGAGCCCTGA
- a CDS encoding GNAT family N-acetyltransferase, whose translation MALNTRFVTGSDADIDAWNRAVLLGFQDPFPLTEDELRLRREKLQYDRARGVFEGDRCVATFTSFDQQLTVPGGALVDVNAVSAVSVTATHRRQGLLSQLMGADLAEAKERGALAATLIAAEYRIYGRFGYGPAASLADFTVKGLRSGLGSRWSAPEDGGSVAYIDGAEVRKIGPELHERFRRGQVGAIDRKPLWWEKFTGEVRFGHQTWEEPFYVLYRDGAGVPQGLVKYTTDKKWDGELPDNTLTVQELIATTTAAQRALWSFLVSIDWVTTLRGPNRGPDDLLPLLLPDARAAVLNGISDFLWLRPLDVPALLASRSYATTGDLVLEVHDPMGLAGGRFALSGSPEGAECAPTSRGADLTMGVGALGSLYLGETTATRLAGAGLLTEETPGAVSRANALLTTGARPWCPDGF comes from the coding sequence ATGGCCCTGAACACCCGTTTTGTCACCGGCAGTGACGCCGACATCGACGCCTGGAACCGCGCCGTGCTGCTCGGCTTCCAGGATCCGTTCCCCCTCACCGAGGACGAGCTGCGGCTGCGCCGCGAAAAGCTGCAGTACGACCGGGCCCGGGGGGTGTTCGAGGGCGACCGGTGCGTGGCCACCTTCACCAGCTTCGACCAGCAGCTGACCGTGCCCGGCGGTGCCCTCGTCGACGTCAACGCCGTCTCCGCCGTGTCGGTCACCGCCACCCACCGCCGGCAGGGCCTGCTGAGCCAACTGATGGGCGCGGACCTCGCCGAGGCGAAGGAGCGCGGTGCCCTGGCGGCCACGCTGATCGCCGCCGAGTACCGGATTTATGGCCGGTTCGGATACGGTCCGGCGGCCTCGCTCGCCGACTTCACCGTCAAGGGCCTGCGTTCCGGGCTCGGGTCGCGCTGGTCGGCGCCCGAGGACGGGGGCTCCGTGGCGTACATCGACGGGGCCGAGGTACGCAAGATCGGCCCGGAACTGCACGAGCGTTTCCGGCGGGGCCAAGTGGGCGCGATCGACCGCAAACCGCTGTGGTGGGAGAAGTTCACCGGTGAGGTGCGCTTCGGCCACCAGACCTGGGAGGAACCGTTCTACGTGCTCTACCGGGACGGCGCCGGGGTGCCGCAGGGCCTGGTGAAGTACACGACGGACAAGAAGTGGGACGGCGAACTGCCGGACAACACCCTGACCGTGCAGGAGCTGATCGCCACCACCACGGCGGCGCAGCGCGCGCTGTGGTCGTTCCTGGTGTCCATCGACTGGGTCACCACGCTGCGCGGCCCGAACCGCGGCCCGGACGATCTGCTGCCGCTGCTGCTGCCCGACGCGCGCGCCGCCGTGCTGAACGGGATCAGTGACTTCCTGTGGCTGCGGCCGCTGGATGTGCCGGCCCTGCTGGCCTCCCGCTCGTACGCCACCACCGGTGACCTGGTGCTGGAGGTCCACGATCCCATGGGTCTTGCCGGTGGGCGCTTCGCGCTGAGTGGCTCGCCGGAGGGCGCCGAGTGCGCGCCGACCTCGCGCGGTGCCGATCTCACGATGGGGGTGGGCGCGTTGGGCTCGTTGTATCTGGGGGAGACGACCGCGACCCGGCTGGCGGGTGCGGGGCTGCTCACCGAGGAGACGCCGGGGGCCGTGTCCCGGGCGAACGCGCTGCTGACCACGGGAGCGCGCCCCTGGTGCCCGGACGGTTTCTGA
- a CDS encoding LmeA family phospholipid-binding protein, whose product MRALRISLIVLVVLGVLFTAADRLSVSWAENEVASRAQTSLGLSETPDVSIKGFPFLTQIAGKNLSRVDVGVSSYPAQVDGTAVTVEQLDIELRDLRLGSNFSTATARHADGTGLITYEELSRAYGELLGSESTGLGVSFGPAEDGRLLITLQASVMGQRINVGDVPGDITLEGDRVRVEVDTEALTGIPDSVLPQVETLIQEQAGVERTISGLPDGLALSSVTPGPEGLELTVTGSDLSLVG is encoded by the coding sequence ATGCGCGCTCTGCGAATATCACTGATCGTGCTCGTCGTCCTCGGCGTGCTCTTCACCGCGGCCGACCGGCTCTCGGTGTCCTGGGCGGAGAACGAGGTCGCCTCCCGCGCCCAGACCTCCCTGGGTCTGTCGGAGACGCCGGACGTCTCGATCAAGGGTTTCCCCTTCCTCACCCAGATCGCGGGCAAGAACCTCAGCCGGGTCGATGTCGGGGTCAGCTCGTACCCCGCGCAGGTGGACGGCACCGCCGTCACCGTGGAGCAGCTGGACATCGAGCTGCGCGACCTGAGGCTGGGCTCCAACTTCTCCACCGCCACCGCGCGGCACGCGGACGGCACCGGCCTGATCACGTACGAGGAGCTGAGCCGCGCGTACGGCGAGCTGCTCGGCTCGGAGAGCACGGGCCTGGGGGTCTCCTTCGGCCCCGCCGAGGACGGGCGGCTGCTGATCACCCTCCAGGCGTCCGTGATGGGGCAGCGCATCAATGTCGGCGACGTGCCCGGTGACATCACGCTGGAGGGCGACCGGGTGCGGGTCGAGGTGGACACCGAGGCGCTGACGGGCATCCCCGATTCCGTGCTGCCGCAGGTGGAGACCCTGATCCAGGAGCAGGCGGGCGTGGAGCGGACGATCTCCGGGCTGCCCGACGGCCTGGCGCTCTCGTCGGTGACGCCGGGCCCGGAGGGCCTGGAGCTGACGGTCACGGGCAGCGATCTGAGCCTGGTCGGCTGA
- a CDS encoding CAF17-like 4Fe-4S cluster assembly/insertion protein YgfZ, whose product MSYASPLLSLPGAVAADAPDAGVAAHYGDLFREQRALDRGQGLVDLSHREVLSVTGPDRLSWLHLLLTQHVSELPAGQATEALILTAQGRIEHALYLVDDGTTTWLHTEPGRGAALLGYLESMKFFYRVETADRTGEFAVVFLPAGSIAETGPEWVVRETPYGRDVFVPRAALESFAAQAGPAAGVLAYEALRVAGHRPRLGRETDERTIPHELGWLESAVHLAKGCYRGQETVAKVHNLGKPPRRLVFLHLDGSEVKIPEHGAPVRLAADGTEGRQLGVVTTSARHHELGPIALAVVKRGVPADAPLLAGDTPAAQETIVQP is encoded by the coding sequence ATGTCGTACGCCAGTCCTCTGCTGTCCCTGCCCGGCGCGGTCGCCGCGGACGCCCCGGATGCCGGGGTCGCCGCGCACTACGGTGATCTCTTCCGCGAACAACGGGCGTTGGACCGCGGGCAGGGCCTGGTGGACCTCTCGCACCGCGAGGTCCTCTCGGTGACCGGCCCCGACCGGCTGAGCTGGCTGCATCTGCTGCTCACCCAGCACGTGTCCGAGCTGCCGGCCGGGCAGGCGACCGAGGCGCTGATCCTGACCGCCCAGGGGCGCATCGAGCACGCGCTCTACCTGGTGGACGACGGCACCACCACCTGGCTGCACACCGAACCGGGCCGGGGGGCGGCGCTGCTCGGCTACCTGGAGTCGATGAAGTTCTTCTACCGGGTGGAAACCGCCGACCGGACCGGGGAGTTCGCGGTGGTCTTCCTGCCGGCCGGCTCGATCGCCGAGACCGGCCCGGAGTGGGTGGTGCGCGAGACGCCGTACGGGCGGGACGTGTTCGTCCCGCGCGCCGCGCTGGAGTCCTTCGCCGCGCAGGCGGGGCCGGCCGCGGGTGTGCTGGCGTACGAGGCGCTGCGGGTGGCCGGGCACCGGCCGCGGCTGGGCCGCGAGACGGACGAGCGGACCATCCCGCACGAGCTGGGCTGGCTGGAGAGCGCGGTGCACCTGGCCAAGGGCTGCTACCGGGGGCAGGAGACGGTGGCCAAGGTGCACAACCTGGGCAAGCCGCCGCGCCGCCTGGTGTTCCTGCACCTGGACGGCAGCGAGGTGAAGATCCCCGAGCACGGCGCCCCGGTACGGCTGGCGGCGGACGGCACGGAGGGCCGGCAGCTGGGCGTCGTCACCACCTCGGCCCGTCACCACGAACTGGGGCCGATCGCGCTGGCCGTGGTGAAGCGCGGTGTGCCGGCGGACGCCCCGCTGCTGGCGGGCGACACCCCGGCTGCCCAGGAGACGATCGTCCAGCCGTAG
- a CDS encoding putative leader peptide, whose translation MMRQAAGTPAGGLTKRRAVDLCRVAAMLCRRAG comes from the coding sequence ATGATGCGTCAGGCTGCGGGCACCCCCGCCGGGGGACTCACCAAGCGGCGGGCAGTGGACCTCTGCCGCGTCGCCGCCATGCTCTGTCGCCGCGCCGGCTGA
- a CDS encoding sulfurtransferase: protein MSRSDVLVDADWVQQHIDDPKVVIVEVDEDTSAYEKNHIKNAVRIDWKQDLQDPVRRDFVDRAGFEKLLSAKGIANDDTVVLYGGNNNWFAAYAYWYFKLYGHGDVKLLDGGRKKWELDSRDLVAEVPERAATEYRAQEQDLSIRAFRDEVVAAIGAQNLVDVRSPDEFSGKLLAPAHLPQEQSQVAGHVPSARNIPWSKSANDDGTFRSDEELTELYEGEGVDLGKDTIAYCRIGERSAHTWFVLHELLGQQNVKNYDGSWTEYGSLVGVPVETGPAK, encoded by the coding sequence ATGAGCCGCAGTGACGTCCTCGTGGACGCCGACTGGGTCCAGCAGCACATCGACGACCCCAAGGTCGTCATCGTCGAGGTGGACGAGGACACCTCCGCCTACGAGAAGAACCACATCAAGAACGCCGTCCGGATCGACTGGAAGCAGGATCTCCAGGACCCGGTGCGCCGTGACTTCGTCGACCGGGCCGGCTTCGAGAAGCTGCTGTCCGCCAAGGGCATCGCCAACGACGACACGGTGGTGCTGTACGGCGGCAACAACAACTGGTTCGCGGCGTACGCGTACTGGTACTTCAAGCTGTACGGCCACGGCGACGTCAAGCTGCTGGACGGCGGCCGCAAGAAGTGGGAGCTGGACTCCCGCGACCTGGTGGCCGAGGTGCCCGAGCGCGCCGCCACCGAGTACCGGGCGCAGGAGCAGGACCTGTCCATCCGCGCCTTCCGCGACGAGGTCGTGGCGGCCATCGGCGCGCAGAACCTGGTGGACGTGCGCTCCCCCGACGAGTTCAGCGGCAAGCTGCTGGCCCCCGCGCACCTGCCGCAGGAGCAGTCGCAGGTGGCCGGGCACGTGCCCTCCGCCCGCAACATCCCGTGGTCGAAGTCCGCGAACGACGACGGCACCTTCCGTTCCGACGAGGAACTGACGGAGCTGTACGAGGGCGAGGGCGTCGATCTGGGCAAGGACACCATCGCGTACTGCCGCATCGGTGAGCGCTCCGCGCACACCTGGTTCGTGCTGCACGAGCTGCTGGGCCAGCAGAACGTCAAGAACTACGACGGTTCGTGGACCGAGTACGGCTCTTTGGTGGGCGTCCCGGTCGAGACCGGCCCGGCCAAGTAA